Genomic segment of Chryseobacterium culicis:
GGAGAACCTGGAAGTACATCTGAGCTGGAAATAAGGGTGGTAATATTTAAATTTTCAAAACCTTGCATTCCATAAACGAAAGCAGGCTCTTTAGAAAAATTTTCAATTTTGATTTTGTCATTGGCTGGGGTGTTGGAATCCCCGTTATTGTCATCATTACAGCCTTGAAAAACAATCGCTGTAAGGAATAGAGCTCCAATAGTTTTGTTAATTTTCATAATTATATTTTTTGAATTTCGATTAAGGCAAAACTAAAGGTCTAGTGTTAACTAAGTTTTAAGAAGACAAAACAAATAGTTTAAGATTAAGTGATGATTTGTTAAGGTAAGGTCAATAATTAGAACGGATATAAATAAAGAGAATTTTGAACGAAAATGGGATTGAAAAATTATTGTTTTTAATGGATAATTATTTATTTTTAACGAAACTATAATTTGGATTGACATTGCGTAAAACAAATGGCAACCACTTACTCAGTAAATTAAACTATGACCATGAAATATTTAACTGTTATTTTGTTTTTTGCCCTGCTTGGGTGCAAAAGTGTTCAGCAAGTCAATAAACAAAATATTGAAAATGCAATTACGAAAAATGCTGTTCAGCTATTAGAGGACAAAAGATTTCATTCCGTTTCCATTGCAGTGTTGAAAGATGGGGAATCCACAATCAAACATTTTGGCGAGCTCACTATTGGAAAAGGAAACAAACCCAACGATTCTACACTTTATGAATTGGCTTCTGTAACTAAAACTTTTACAGGTTATTTAGCCGCTAAAGCCGTTCTTGATAAAAAAATCAATTTAGAGGATGATATTAGAATTTATCTTGACGAATCTTACCCCAATTTAGAATTTAAAGGTGAACCTATAAGAATCAAACACCTGATTACCCATACCAGTGGATTTCCTAATTTTCCTATAAAAAGCGAAAATAAAAAGGCTTTTTTTGAAGGATTAAAACTGATCAAAATTGAAACGAAGCCTGGAGAAATATATTACTATTCAAACACGGCTCCGGAGGTAACAGCATATATCCTTGAAAAAGTGTATCAAAAACCTTTTGAAGAGCTGGTCACTGAATTTGTTTTGAAACCCAATAAAATGGACCAGACTAAGTTTACACTCAATGAAAATGACAGAACAAAATTGGTAAAAGGCTATAACGATAAAAACGAGTTAATGCCTAACTTCAATAGAACTTTATGGGGCGGAATTTCAGGACTGCACTCTACCACTCCGGATTTAGTGAAGTATATGAAATTACAACTTGACCCGTCCAATCTTATTGTCAAGGAATCTCATAAAAAATTATTTAAAGAAGGTTCTGATTTTTGGGAAGGCTACCATTGGTATATCATAGAAGATGATAAGAGATTAATGTACAGACATCATGGAGGGATATACGGAATGCAGAATTGGTTTGTGATTTATCCTAAAAAAAATATTGGAATATCCATATTGACAAATACGAGCTTTAATGAAACAGGACAAATTTTAGAAAAAGTAGTGGATAGCCTGTATGATGACCTCAACGTAAAATAAACTGATCAAATACAAATAATCCCTTTCAATTTTTGAAAGGGATTATTGTTTATCCTTAAAACCGCGAAGCGGTACTATTTTGATAAGAATTAATTAAATATTCAAAGCTTTTTGGTAAGCGTTTTCCAAACCATCAAGGTTTTTACCACCTGCTGTTGCAAAACCTGGGTTTCCGCCGCCGCCGCCTTGGATTTCTTTTGCAAGGTCTTTTACAATAGCTCCAGCTTGATAATCTGCTGCAAGATCGTCAGAAACCCCAACAGTAATCATTGGTTTTCCGTCTGCATCAGAAAGAATAATCGTCACTGAAGAAGGGATCTC
This window contains:
- a CDS encoding serine hydrolase domain-containing protein — protein: MKYLTVILFFALLGCKSVQQVNKQNIENAITKNAVQLLEDKRFHSVSIAVLKDGESTIKHFGELTIGKGNKPNDSTLYELASVTKTFTGYLAAKAVLDKKINLEDDIRIYLDESYPNLEFKGEPIRIKHLITHTSGFPNFPIKSENKKAFFEGLKLIKIETKPGEIYYYSNTAPEVTAYILEKVYQKPFEELVTEFVLKPNKMDQTKFTLNENDRTKLVKGYNDKNELMPNFNRTLWGGISGLHSTTPDLVKYMKLQLDPSNLIVKESHKKLFKEGSDFWEGYHWYIIEDDKRLMYRHHGGIYGMQNWFVIYPKKNIGISILTNTSFNETGQILEKVVDSLYDDLNVK